The stretch of DNA CAGTGCGGCGTGCCCAGGGCCCGCTGGAGAAGCCGGAGTCCCGCCCAGAGGAACGCACTGAGGCCGATGACCGCCAGCGTCGGCCAGCGCCAGAAGAGCTCCCACTGCGGCGAGCGAAGCTGGAGGCCTTCCGGCACGAACCAGCGGACATGCGCCGATGCCGGCGCCGGACCGAGGGCGACCAAAGCGCAACCGAGCAGAAGCAGCCACCGGGTGTGAGGAGCCTGTCGACGTGGCCAGTGCAGGCGATCCATCGCCACATCCGGGTCGTCCGACCGTGCGTGGAGTGTAACATGTGACCTGGTAGAGGGAACTACCACTGTGCCACCGGCTCGACACGCCCGGAGCGCTCGGCCGTTCAGGAGGGAGCGGGGGCACCACCGGTGCCACCCGTTGGGTCTCGTTGGGCGAGCGCCTGCCGCAGTCGCACGAGCGCACGGTGCGCGCGGCGCTGGGCGGCGGTGGGGGAGATACCGAGGAGGTCGGCGATCTCGTCGAACCCGAGCTCGGCCTCCCAGCGGAGGTAGAGGATCTCCCGGTCACGGTCGCGGAGCTTCGCCAGCGCCTGCTCCACGAGCAGGCGGTCGGCCGACCAATCCTCGGCGGCTCGGGGGCAGGCCTCGCGGAGTACACGGCCGAACGCCCGATACTCCAGCTGTTGGGCGCGCAACCAGTCGAACCAGCAGCGCTGGGCGATCCGGTTGAGCCAGGTGGTCAGCGCTGCGCGGTCGCGCAGCTGGGCGCGAGCTGCCCAGGCGCGCGCGAACGTTTCCTGGATCAGGTCGTCATGGAGGGAAGGCGGCACACCGAGGCGGCGCAAGTAGGCTCGCAGGTGTTCCACATGCTCGCCGTAGAGACCAGCGAAGAGGGTGTCGTCGGGAGCGCTTCGGGACGGGGATTGCTCTGGCTGAGCGGGCTCGGCGGGATCAGGGGGTTCCTGCGGTGGCCGTCTCCGGCGGCCGGCGTGGAGCAGCGGTGGCGGTATCCGGTGGAGGAAGAGGTGCGGTGGTGCCGGCCGGTCGTCGAGGAGCAGGTAGCCGAGCGACGGGAGGACGAGGAGCAGGACGAGACTGAGCCGGGCTGGAGTCACGCTGGACCGCATAGCTCGGTTTCCTTCTCTCCGGTCAGGGGGGCGTACGCGCAGTGTACAGCAGGAGGCCTGCACAGACCAAAGCCAGAGCCACTGGTCCCGCTCGTGCCAGCCGCTGCAGGTTCAGGACACCGAGCGCACCCACCGGGCAAGGAGGCCGCCACAGCGCATACGCCGCTCCGGCAGTGACGAGACCGCGCGCGAGGCCGAACGCGAGGAAGAGGGCTGCACCCTGTACGAGGTCGCGTGACAGGAGCGTAGCCAGACCCAGGCTGACGAGCTGGAGCGTCGGCCAGCGGGTGGTGAAAGCGGTGCCGAGCTCGAATCCCCAGGCTGCGCTCGCGAAGAGGGGACCGCACTGGAACCGTGCGGGCGGGACCTGGCGCCAGACCGGGCCCCGCCAGCCGGTCACCATCTCGGCCATCGCGAGGGCGGTGACCACTGCGGCGAGTAGGACTGCCGGGCGCTGCGTGGTGACCACAGCTGGCAGGAGCAGCGTGCCGAGCAGTGCGAGCGTCCCGCCGGTCAGCGCACCGCCGGCGCTGCTGGCCAGTACGTGGAGGAAGGCGGTCGCCACGGCGTACCGGCGTGGTCGCTCTGCCATGGTCGGGCCGAGCACGTCGACCATCGAGTACCCTCAAGGCGACCAGAGTGCGGAACACCCGCTGGCCAAGGCGAGCGGGACGAGCCAGAGAGTCATGACTTTCCCACCGTGTCGACCGGGGGCTGCAGGAGCACGCTGACGATCTCCGGGACTTCCTCGACGCTCCGGAGGACCCCGCGTCCCCGCAGGTGACCACGCTCGTCGACGACCGCGAGGCTCGGGAAGCTCGAGAGACCGAGTGCAGCCAGCGCTGCCTCGCCGACGAGGTGTGGCACGCGCGCTGCACCCACCGGTGCATCGCTTTCCGGGACAGCGAGCACCATGAGCGTGCCGCGCTCGGCGAGTGAGGCTGCGAGCGTTTCCAGTCGTTCCCAAAAAGTCGCGCACGGTGGGCAGCGCTGACTGAGAGCGAGGACGACCGCTGGTGCCGCCGGGGGTACGCCGAGGATCAGCTGATCGGACGCGGGGCCAGCCAGCGCGAGCGGCGGGACCGGCTGGCCGAGACGCGCCCGCTCGCGTTCGGCCTCGACCGTGCTGGCGACGACCTGGTGAAGCGCTTGGAGGCGCTGGGCCAGCCGGGCGAGGACCACTGCCAGCCCGAGGAGAGCGAGCCAAGCGCCGAGCAGGCTGGTCGTGACGGCCCACTCAGGCAGCATGCCGCGGCTCCGTCCCCGGCGAGAGCCGGCGCAAACTGGCCGCCGCGGCCACGAGGCGCGACACCGCGAGCACTGCCAGCAGCAGGCCGGCGGCGATGGCGAGATCGGGCGGGGACGGCGCGGCCGTCGCTGGCCAGCCTACCGCGACGAGCGCGAGCAGGACCAGGTTGCGGAGCACGGTGGCGCGGCCGAGCTTACTGGGCACCAGGTTGCCGAAGCAGGAACAGTCCGCACCCGGCGCACGCCGGGCTCCGACGACGGCGAACGCGGTGAAGGCGAGGAGAGCGGTCGCGGCGAGCACGAGCCCAGCGCGCTGGGTGCCTGGTAGGAGCAAGAGGACTCCGGTGAGGAGTTCCAGCGCGACGGTTCCGAGCGCAGCCGGGCGAGCCCAACGGCGGAACCGCGGCAAAACGGTCGCGACCAGGTGCGCGAGACGCCCGAGGGAGACGATCTTGCCCAGCGCGGCGACGAGGAAGGTACCGGCGAGCAGGGCGGTCGCGGTGCCGGCGAGCGATTCGGGAAGGTGCCGGAGCAGGCCAATCGCGCCCAGCGGTGCAGCTGTGCCCGGGGAGAACGCCGGCCAGTGATAGTAGGTGACGTACGCAAACTCCAGGTAGAGCCCGCAAGCCAGCGGTGCCGAGAGTGTCCCGCTGTCGAGCGGGAAGCGCCACAGGCAACCCTCGGCTATATCAGCGAGGTACACGGCGTGCTGCGCCGGGTCAGAACCGACCAGGTGCCAGCGGTAGGGGAAGCCCTCCTCCGGAAGCCGGTGCGTCGCGGTCAGCTGCCAAGAAGCAGCATCGATGGCCAGTAGCTCGGAGGCTTCCGTGGAGAACGCGACCAGCCAGTCACCGGCGAGTGCCACGAACTGCGCTGCCAGATCGCGGGTGAGCGGCGGGTCGGCGGAGCGGATCTCCAGCGTGCGCGGATCGAGGATCAGGCGTGCGAGGTCGTCAGTGACCAGCCAGAGCTGGTTGCCGACCAGCACGGGGGCTGCGAGACCGGGCGCCATGCTCGGCGCGCTCTGCCCGCGTACCGGCAGGTAGGCGGTGATCAGCCGCGGGATGGCCTGCTGGGCGAGCACTCGGCCGGTCTGCGGGTCGAGGGCGAAGACGTCCCCCAACGAGTTGGTCCACTGCGGCAGGACGGAGCGGTTGACCACGAGCAACCGCTCGCGGCTGGGGAAGAGCCACACGTAACTGGTCCCGCCCAGGCCCTTCGCCCAGGAAGCCCATGTTCGCTTCTCCAGATCGTAGGCGGTGACGATGAGCTGGGGGATGGGACCGCTCCCACCGTAGAAGGCGAGCGCGGCCAGCTTCCCGTCAGCGGAAAAGGCGGCCGAGGCGAGCCAGGGGTTGGCCAGCAGTTCCGGCTCGCGGGTCGCCAGGTCAGCGAGCGGGGGAGCCTGCAGCCCGAGCGGCAGGACGGCCTCCAGCGTCCAATCGGGGAGCGAGCGGATCTCGAGCACCTGGCCGGCCAGCGTATCCGGCTCGCTGCGCACGACCGCTGCCCGGCGACCGTCCGGCGAGAGGGAGATCTCCCGGTAGGCCCGGTCCGGGTGGGGCACCCGGTTCAGCTCGGCGCCGGTCGTGAGGTCGAGGATGGCGATCTCCGTCCCCGCTGGGCCAGCCAGCGAGACTAAGAGCGCCTGGCCCGGGGGAGCAGCAACGGCCAGCCGGTCGCGTGCCGCCAGCGCCGCCCCAAGCGCGAGCAGGAGGACGAGCACGAGCGCGGCACCAGCACGCGGGCGTGCCCAAGCGCGCATGTCGGATCGTTGCATCAGGGGCCTCCTTTCGCTCGGCCAGAGCTCAGCAGGTTCCGACGAGAACCGCTCGCGTGCACACGACGCTGCCTGTTCCACACCAATTGTTTTGAGGTCGTCCGTTCGCGCATCGGTATCCCGTCGGACATGGCGGCGCGCTTCCGGTCGTGCAGCAGTCGATGTACCGGACGATGAACGCTCGGTTCCGCCGTGTATCGTAACAACACATGTACCATGAGCTCGTACCACTGACCGTTCCAGGCGGGCAGCTGGAGTCGCTCCCGCCCAGACAGGAGCAGAGACAGCCCCGCTGGTTGCAGCGGAACCAGTCGCTGCAGCTCTGCGCGCTGGCGGGTTCCGGGTCGAAGAGGAAAATCCCGGTCGCGAACATGGCGCTGAGCGCACGGCGCAACCACGAGCGTCGGGTGGGCCCGCCGCTAGGCGGTGTGTGGGCTGGGTGGCTCACCCGCGCTTTCGGTGGGGGCTCGGATCCTGTCATGGTCGGCGCTATCCTTTCGGGACTCTCACTCTCTTGACGCATGAGCAGGTCTCTCCCAGACAGCCGGTCGGCGGTCTCTCCTCGACCGCCTGGCGGCTTACGGTGTCTCCGCGTTGCTGACTGGCCACCCTTCGGTCGAGTGCGGCCAGCCGGCGGCGAGCCCGCAACGTAAAGGCTCGGAGAGCGTCCCCTGGTCGAGCGAGAGCTGGTAGAGACACCCGTTGCTGGTCGCGGTAAGCCAGAGAACGCCCCGCTCGAGATCGGTCCCGACTGGCTGCCAGAGGTTCTCGGGAAGCTGGGGAAGCGGATAGGCCCGGTCGAGCGACCACCGCACGAGGTCGAGTATGATGACCTCGTCGTGGCCCACCAGGGCTGCCCGGTCACCCACGACGCTCGCCCGCCAGCCGACGCGGCGCGATTCCGACAGTGCTGGGTAGCGGGCGTGGACTGCCAGCGTCTCCGCGTCCAGGACGAAACCCTGGAGGTCTTCGGTCACGACCACCAGCTGGGGACCCCACAGGGCTGGCGGCAGCGCGCTCGGGTAGGTGACGAGGGTCGACTCGTGCCGCGCTGGCTTGGCGGTCCACTCGAGCGGCGCGAGTTCCTGTCTGGCTTCGATGCGACCGGTCGCCGGATCGACCAGGAGGAGCGAAGCGACGGTCGGTTGCCGGGGCGACGAGATCCCCGAACTCATGACGACGAGCTTGTCGGGTAACGCGAGCAGGCTGGCAGCTTGCGCACCGGGTAGGGGAAGCGCCCAGTTGGCCCAGCTGCCAGCGGCCAGGTCGAGCGTGGTGATCCAGGTGACGAAGCTGCCGCCTCCCCCGGGGAGGCTACCGGTCGTCGAGGTGAGCCAGGCGGCAGCCCACTTGCCCGAGGGGGCGATCACCATCCGCTGCAGGACGGGAGGCTCCGTGGCTGCCGCTGGGAACTCTCGAGCCAGCGCGCGGACCGGGGGAATCCCGGAGTCGAGCGGCAGCACTGTTGCGAGCGACCAGTCGGGTATGCGCCGGACCTCGAGCCGGTCCCGCCACGTCTCACCAGCCAGTTCGCGCCGTTTGAGGACGACGAGGTCACCAGCGGGCGAGAGTGCAGCTGCGCTCACGTCGGAGGCATCGGAGTAAGAGTCGACGACTTCACCGGTCGAGAGATCGAGGAGCACGAGCCGGCTCCCGAAGATGCCAGTCATGGCGTCAGCCGGTTCGGCTGCGAACGTTAGCAGTCTGGGTCGAGACTGGTCCGGTGCCCCGTTGCCCGCGGTGTTCAG from Thermomicrobium roseum DSM 5159 encodes:
- a CDS encoding RNA polymerase sigma factor; translation: MRSSVTPARLSLVLLLVLPSLGYLLLDDRPAPPHLFLHRIPPPLLHAGRRRRPPQEPPDPAEPAQPEQSPSRSAPDDTLFAGLYGEHVEHLRAYLRRLGVPPSLHDDLIQETFARAWAARAQLRDRAALTTWLNRIAQRCWFDWLRAQQLEYRAFGRVLREACPRAAEDWSADRLLVEQALAKLRDRDREILYLRWEAELGFDEIADLLGISPTAAQRRAHRALVRLRQALAQRDPTGGTGGAPAPS
- a CDS encoding MauE/DoxX family redox-associated membrane protein; amino-acid sequence: MQRSDMRAWARPRAGAALVLVLLLALGAALAARDRLAVAAPPGQALLVSLAGPAGTEIAILDLTTGAELNRVPHPDRAYREISLSPDGRRAAVVRSEPDTLAGQVLEIRSLPDWTLEAVLPLGLQAPPLADLATREPELLANPWLASAAFSADGKLAALAFYGGSGPIPQLIVTAYDLEKRTWASWAKGLGGTSYVWLFPSRERLLVVNRSVLPQWTNSLGDVFALDPQTGRVLAQQAIPRLITAYLPVRGQSAPSMAPGLAAPVLVGNQLWLVTDDLARLILDPRTLEIRSADPPLTRDLAAQFVALAGDWLVAFSTEASELLAIDAASWQLTATHRLPEEGFPYRWHLVGSDPAQHAVYLADIAEGCLWRFPLDSGTLSAPLACGLYLEFAYVTYYHWPAFSPGTAAPLGAIGLLRHLPESLAGTATALLAGTFLVAALGKIVSLGRLAHLVATVLPRFRRWARPAALGTVALELLTGVLLLLPGTQRAGLVLAATALLAFTAFAVVGARRAPGADCSCFGNLVPSKLGRATVLRNLVLLALVAVGWPATAAPSPPDLAIAAGLLLAVLAVSRLVAAAASLRRLSPGTEPRHAA
- a CDS encoding methylamine dehydrogenase light chain, translated to MRQESESPERIAPTMTGSEPPPKARVSHPAHTPPSGGPTRRSWLRRALSAMFATGIFLFDPEPASAQSCSDWFRCNQRGCLCSCLGGSDSSCPPGTVSGTSSWYMCCYDTRRNRAFIVRYIDCCTTGSAPPCPTGYRCANGRPQNNWCGTGSVVCTRAVLVGTC